In one Thermaerobacter sp. PB12/4term genomic region, the following are encoded:
- a CDS encoding acetamidase/formamidase family protein has translation MALPLRTADETVFVDRFTDGVLDPEQPMLGPVRDGGHIVANTAPGCWGPMITPHLKGGHEVTVPVAVEGAEVGDAVAIRIKDITVTSIATASGNDRPMEGRFLDDPYCAARCPQCGTMYPATRLEGIGPESVRCANCGADATPFTFTNGYTIVFDATRRVGVTVHREAAEAIARDAARYAALPARSTQNPILRFAPHDLVGVVARLRPFLGQLGTVPAIRMPDSHNAGDFGSALIGKRHEFALAPEQLAHRTDGHMDCDAVRAGAIVIAPVKVPGAGVYLGDMHALQGDGEIAGHTCDVSGTVTLQVEVIKGLNIDGPILLPVPEDLPYLARPFTEEELARARALAEQWGLRELERTAPISVIGTGPDLNSATDNGLERAARLLGMSVPEVKNRATITGAIEIARHPGVVQVTFLAPVDRLARIGLGPYIEAQYGIKV, from the coding sequence ATGGCATTGCCTTTGCGTACCGCGGACGAGACCGTGTTCGTCGACCGCTTTACCGATGGTGTGCTGGACCCCGAGCAGCCCATGCTGGGCCCGGTCCGCGATGGCGGGCACATCGTCGCCAACACCGCACCCGGCTGCTGGGGTCCCATGATCACGCCCCACCTCAAGGGCGGCCACGAGGTGACGGTGCCCGTGGCCGTGGAGGGGGCGGAAGTGGGCGATGCCGTGGCGATCCGCATCAAGGACATCACGGTGACCTCCATCGCCACGGCGTCGGGTAACGACCGGCCCATGGAGGGCCGCTTCCTCGACGACCCGTACTGCGCCGCTCGCTGTCCCCAGTGCGGTACCATGTACCCGGCCACGCGGCTTGAGGGAATCGGTCCCGAATCGGTCCGCTGCGCCAATTGTGGTGCCGATGCGACGCCCTTCACCTTCACCAACGGCTATACCATCGTCTTCGACGCCACGCGGCGGGTGGGGGTGACCGTCCACCGCGAGGCGGCGGAGGCCATTGCCCGTGACGCGGCCCGCTACGCCGCCCTGCCGGCCCGTTCGACCCAGAACCCCATCCTGCGGTTCGCGCCCCACGATCTGGTGGGTGTGGTGGCGCGGCTGCGCCCCTTCCTGGGCCAGCTGGGCACGGTGCCGGCCATCCGCATGCCCGACTCACACAACGCCGGGGACTTCGGTTCGGCCCTGATCGGCAAGCGGCACGAGTTCGCCCTGGCGCCGGAGCAGCTGGCCCACCGCACCGACGGGCACATGGACTGCGATGCGGTGCGGGCCGGGGCCATCGTCATCGCGCCGGTCAAGGTGCCGGGGGCCGGGGTCTACCTGGGCGACATGCATGCTCTGCAGGGCGACGGGGAGATCGCCGGCCACACCTGCGACGTCTCGGGCACGGTCACCCTGCAGGTCGAGGTCATCAAGGGCCTGAACATCGACGGCCCGATCCTGCTGCCGGTGCCGGAAGACCTGCCCTACCTGGCCCGGCCCTTCACCGAGGAAGAACTGGCCCGCGCCCGGGCCCTGGCCGAGCAGTGGGGGTTGCGGGAACTGGAGCGGACGGCCCCCATCTCGGTGATCGGCACGGGGCCGGACCTGAACTCGGCCACCGACAACGGGCTGGAGCGGGCGGCTCGCCTGCTGGGCATGAGCGTCCCGGAGGTGAAGAACCGGGCCACCATCACGGGGGCCATCGAGATCGCCCGGCATCCCGGGGTGGTGCAGGTGACCTTCCTGGCGCCGGTCGACCGCTTGGCGCGGATTGGGCTCGGGCCGTATATCGAGGCGCAGTACGGGATCAAAGTGTAA
- a CDS encoding AbrB/MazE/SpoVT family DNA-binding domain-containing protein, producing MAILRVGGRGQVTLPVGIREALGIAEGRKMVCYVNEAGDIVLHPLPAPRSVDEVAGALQRTAGRSLAEALERAAGEYAEAWRDSQPKSQAEVLAESLRAGRQERRDPGGDARRGV from the coding sequence ATGGCCATTCTCCGCGTTGGTGGGCGAGGGCAGGTCACCCTGCCCGTTGGCATCCGGGAGGCCCTGGGGATCGCCGAAGGGCGCAAGATGGTCTGCTACGTCAACGAGGCAGGCGACATCGTCCTTCACCCGTTGCCTGCGCCAAGGTCCGTCGACGAGGTGGCAGGAGCGCTACAACGCACAGCAGGGCGGTCCCTTGCGGAAGCCCTCGAGCGAGCGGCCGGCGAGTATGCCGAAGCCTGGCGCGACAGCCAGCCCAAATCGCAAGCGGAGGTCCTTGCGGAATCTCTTCGAGCGGGCCGCCAGGAGCGACGTGACCCTGGTGGTGACGCCCGTCGTGGTGTTTGA
- a CDS encoding PIN domain-containing protein, with amino-acid sequence MRNLFERAARSDVTLVVTPVVVFETLLMLSGFDLPPREAAGLVERVLALPGVECEDEEHVLYALSRYSKKLDFVDGYLASRSQTTPYRVASNDRDLKRLAARLAEW; translated from the coding sequence TTGCGGAATCTCTTCGAGCGGGCCGCCAGGAGCGACGTGACCCTGGTGGTGACGCCCGTCGTGGTGTTTGAGACCTTGCTCATGCTTTCAGGCTTCGACTTACCTCCCCGCGAGGCGGCCGGCCTGGTCGAACGGGTGCTCGCCTTGCCCGGGGTGGAATGCGAGGACGAGGAGCACGTCCTCTACGCCCTGAGCCGGTACTCGAAGAAGCTCGACTTCGTGGACGGCTACCTGGCTTCGCGGTCCCAGACCACGCCTTACCGGGTCGCATCCAACGACCGCGATCTCAAGCGACTGGCAGCGCGGCTGGCGGAATGGTGA
- a CDS encoding type IV pilus twitching motility protein PilT, with protein MKGPELAEWLRQAAEHGASDLHLTVESPPVVRVNGELADLPGPRLRPEDIRELVRPVLDARLQERLEREGQVDFAYSLPGVGRFRANIYRQRGSLAAAFRLIPATVPDLDELGLPPAVAGLCELSQGLVLVTGPTGSGKSTTLAAMIDRINRTRRVHVVTLEDPIEYLHRHRLSLVHQREVGLDVSTFAAGLRAALREDPDVIMVGEMRDLETIAIALTAAETGHLVLATLHTPSAPQAVDRIIDVFPAEQQNQVRVQLAGVLEGVVAQRLVPAADGQGRHVLAEVLLGTAAVRNLIREGKTAQLMAVMETSRQYGMVTLRESAGQLLARGLVTREALLRVGVR; from the coding sequence GTGAAAGGGCCCGAACTGGCCGAATGGTTGCGTCAGGCCGCCGAACACGGCGCCTCCGACCTGCACCTGACGGTGGAATCGCCCCCGGTGGTGCGGGTGAACGGGGAGCTGGCCGACCTGCCGGGACCTCGCCTGCGCCCGGAGGACATCCGGGAGCTGGTTCGTCCGGTCCTGGACGCTCGCCTCCAGGAGCGCCTGGAGCGGGAGGGGCAGGTGGACTTCGCCTACAGCCTGCCCGGGGTCGGCCGCTTCCGGGCCAACATCTACCGGCAGCGGGGCAGCCTGGCGGCCGCCTTCCGGCTGATCCCCGCCACCGTCCCCGACCTGGACGAACTCGGCCTGCCGCCCGCCGTGGCCGGCCTCTGCGAGCTGTCCCAGGGGCTGGTGCTGGTCACCGGGCCCACGGGCAGCGGCAAGTCGACCACCCTGGCGGCCATGATCGACCGGATCAACCGCACCCGCCGGGTCCACGTCGTGACACTGGAAGACCCCATCGAGTACCTGCACCGCCACCGCCTGAGCCTGGTCCATCAGCGGGAGGTGGGCCTCGACGTGTCCACCTTCGCCGCCGGGCTGCGGGCGGCCCTGCGGGAAGACCCCGACGTGATCATGGTCGGGGAGATGCGGGACCTGGAGACCATCGCCATCGCCCTGACGGCGGCGGAGACGGGGCACCTGGTGCTGGCGACCCTGCACACGCCCAGCGCTCCCCAGGCGGTCGACCGGATCATCGACGTCTTCCCCGCGGAGCAGCAGAACCAGGTGCGGGTGCAGCTGGCGGGGGTCCTGGAGGGCGTGGTGGCCCAGCGGCTGGTGCCGGCGGCCGACGGGCAGGGCCGGCACGTCCTGGCCGAGGTCCTGCTCGGGACGGCGGCGGTGCGGAACCTGATCCGCGAGGGGAAGACGGCCCAGCTGATGGCGGTGATGGAGACCTCCCGCCAGTACGGCATGGTGACCCTGCGGGAGAGCGCCGGCCAGCTGCTGGCCCGGGGCCTGGTGACGCGGGAGGCGCTGCTGCGGGTGGGGGTGCGGTAG
- a CDS encoding A24 family peptidase: MGPAVTVLAGVAGLAVGSFLNTFIDRWPREEPVTFPPSRCEHCGRRLRPLEMVPVASWIVLRGRCRTCGGAIGWQAPLVESVTGLLFAAVAAAAGTPAQLLLGLGFVAVLVAVTGVDLRCQLIPNVALLAGLGWAALVVLALVVPGPWAGWLAAPVAPASLVGPGAGAFAVPGPDEPAPASAATPSAPFIRPPAVAPGWAPWARALGAAAVGGLIFQILRWGSRGGLGFGDVKLAAWLGFYLGPRALPVALFTAAILGGLVAGVLLLTGRRGRRDVIPFGPFLAAGGLVGWFFGEGLWQAYLGLGTG, encoded by the coding sequence GTGGGGCCGGCCGTCACGGTCCTGGCCGGGGTCGCCGGCCTGGCGGTGGGCAGTTTCCTCAATACCTTCATCGACCGGTGGCCGCGGGAAGAACCGGTGACCTTCCCGCCGTCCCGCTGCGAGCACTGCGGGCGGCGCCTCCGCCCCCTGGAGATGGTGCCCGTGGCCAGCTGGATCGTGCTGCGGGGCCGGTGCCGGACCTGCGGCGGCGCCATCGGCTGGCAGGCGCCCCTGGTGGAGTCGGTCACGGGATTGCTCTTCGCTGCCGTCGCCGCAGCGGCCGGGACCCCGGCGCAACTGTTGCTGGGCCTTGGGTTTGTCGCGGTGCTGGTCGCCGTCACTGGGGTCGACTTGCGCTGCCAGCTGATCCCCAACGTGGCCTTGCTGGCGGGGCTGGGCTGGGCGGCCCTGGTGGTGCTGGCCCTGGTGGTGCCCGGGCCGTGGGCGGGGTGGCTGGCCGCGCCGGTGGCGCCGGCCTCCCTTGTGGGGCCTGGTGCTGGAGCCTTCGCCGTCCCGGGTCCGGACGAACCGGCTCCCGCCTCCGCGGCCACGCCCTCGGCGCCTTTCATCCGCCCGCCGGCCGTGGCACCGGGATGGGCGCCCTGGGCCCGCGCCCTCGGAGCAGCAGCGGTCGGGGGACTTATCTTCCAAATTTTGCGGTGGGGTTCCCGCGGCGGCCTGGGCTTCGGCGACGTCAAGCTGGCCGCCTGGCTCGGGTTCTACCTGGGGCCGCGGGCCCTGCCGGTGGCCCTGTTCACCGCGGCGATCCTCGGCGGGCTGGTGGCGGGCGTTCTCCTGCTCACCGGGCGCCGGGGCCGCCGGGACGTGATCCCCTTCGGCCCCTTCCTGGCGGCCGGGGGGCTGGTGGGCTGGTTCTTCGGCGAGGGGCTGTGGCAGGCGTACCTGGGGCTTGGGACCGGGTAG